Below is a genomic region from Streptomyces sp. RPA4-2.
GCTGCGTCAGCTGATCCACCACTTGCCTGCCACCTCCCCGTACGAGCCACGTCATCCACGTATGAACGCAGCCCAGTGCAGCGTCTCACCACCGCACCGCCTTGGCGGCACGCACCCCGATTCTTCCTGTCCGCGCCACCGGTTGCGAACCCGGGGGCGGATCGGGGTGTCTCGGGATATAACGGCTACTCCCCACCGGCGGACGGAGCTTCACCGCCACCGGCCGGGGCCGTTCACCGCTGGATGACGGCGAACGACGCCCCTTGATTGTCGGTGACGACGGCCACTTTTCCGTACGAGGTGTCGAAGGCGGGCACCTGGACCCGGCCGCCGAGCCGGTTCACCGTTCCGAGTACCGCCTCGACGCTCTCGACCCCGAAATGGACCAGGAAGTGCGGCGGCATCTCGGCCGGGAAGACGTCGAGGACGGGGGCCCTGCCGACGTCGGGGGAGGCGTCGGCGCCGAAGAGGGCGTCGTGGAAGAGGGCCCCGTAGAACGCGTCGACGACCCAGGTGTCCCGTGCGTACAACTCCGCCCAGCAGAAGGAGCCCGGCGCGTGCCGCTTTCCGAAGCCGGAGTGCTCTCCGGCCTGCCAGAGGCCGAACACGGCGCCCTCGGGGTCGGTGGCGAGGGCCGTCGTGCCGAAGGAGCCGACCGGTGTGGGCGCGGTGATCAGCCGGCCGCCCGCCGTGGTGATCCGGGCGGCCAGCGCGGCGGCGTCCGGGGTGGCGAAATACACCGTCCAGACGGTGGGCATCCGGCCGTCCCCCTTGGGCGCCAGGGCGGCGACGGGCTCGCCGTGGTGGCGCGCCCACACCCCGGCTTCGGGCGGCCCGAAGCCCTCCCCGAAGGTCCAGCCGAACAGCTCACCGTAGAAGCGTCGGCCCGCCTCCACGTCGGGAAGCTGCGCTTCCACCCAGCAGGGGACGCCTTCGGGGAAGGCACCGGACGCGTCGGAGGCGCCGGATGCCGGGGATACGGCCATGCGGCCAAGTTAATGGCGTTTTCGCCACCTCGCGCGGTGGCCGGTACCGGCCGCAAAGGCCCCACGGACCCGCCCGGCGCCCTTCTCACACCCCACCCACGCCCCACAACACCCCACCGCACCCCATTTGCAGTCGGCCGAATCGCGCTCCGATCACCCCTCGGTAAGCTGACGGCATGACAGGACAAGTGCGTACCGTCGACGGCCGCGTGGCCGGTCGGCGTGGGCAGGCGACCAGGCAGAAGCTGCTCGACTGCCTCAGTGAAATGCTCAGCTCCTCCCCCTACCGGGACGTCAAAGTCATTGATGTCGCCCGTAAGGCAGGCACTTCACCGGCGACCTTCTACCAGTACTTTCCGGACGTCGAAGGCGCCGTCCTGGAGATCGCGGAGCAAATGGCCGCGGAGGGAGCCGGGTTGACGGAACTGCTGGACGGGCGCTCCTGGGCCGGCAAGGCCGGCTGGCAGACCGCGCAGGAACTCGTCGACGGGTTCCTGGAGTTCTGGCGGAAGAACGACGCCATTCTCCGCGTGGTCGACCTGGGCGCCGCCGAGGGCGACAAGCGGTTCTACAAGATCCGCATGAAGATCCTGAATTCGGTGAACAACTCCCTTACGGACACCGTCACCGAGCTGCAGGCCAAGGGCAGGGTCGACAAGGACGTGAATCCCGCGGCGATGGCCGGCTCCCTCGTCGCGATGCTCGCGGCGGTGGCCTCGCACCAGAAGGGATTCCAGACGTGGGGTGTCAAACAGGCTGAACTCAAGCCGAATCTCGCGCTGTTGGTACATCTCGGCGTGACCGGGAAGAAGCCGACCAAATAGGAGTCGCTTTCCCTCTGTTTTTCCCCTGCCCCCCTCCTGTCATGCAGGCGGCAGCCCTACGCCGGACGGACCGTTCCGGCGGGCTGCCGCCTGCTGCGCTGTGCGGGCCCCACGCCTCGCCCCACGCCTCGCCCCACGCCTCGCCCCACGCCTCGCCCCGCACCTCGCCTCGCCCCTCGGCGTCTCCCCGGCGGCCGCGGGCGGACGGCTCCCGGCTCCCGCCCCTCAGCGCCGCGTGATCCGGAACAGCCGGATCTCCCGCTCGATCCGCGCCTGGTACGTGGCGTACGGCGGCCAGAACACCAGCACCGCCTGCCAGGCCGCGTCCCGCTCCGCCCCCGCCAGCAGCCGGGCCGTCACGGGTATGTCCCTGCCCTTCCAGCTCACCTCGGCGTCCGGGTGGGCGAGCAGATTGGCCGTCCACGCCGGATGGTCCGCACGTCCGAAGTTGGAGCCGACCAGCAGCCAGCTCGCCGCGTCGGCCCCCTCCGGCATGCAGGCCAGCGGTGTCCGCCGGGCCAGCCCGCTCCGCGCACCGCGCGCCGTGAGGACGACGCCCGGCAGCATCCGCGCGCTGAGCAGCACCCTGCCGCGGGTCAGCCGGTGCACCGCGCGGTCCACGGCGGGGACGAGACGCGGCGCGACGCGGGCGAAGGTCCGGGTCGAGGAGACCTTCTGCACGAGCCGGACCCCGGGGAGCGCCCCGCGGGCCATCAGACCACCACCTCCCCGCCCTCGAAGAGGCGCGCGTCGTCGGCCGCGTGCGCCCGCAGCCGGTGCACGGGCCCGAAGAGCAGTTCGTCGCCGGACGCCCGCTTGAAGTACAGGTGGGCCTCGTGCTCCCAGGTGAAGCCGATGCCCCCGTGCAGCTGGATCCCCTCGGCGGCGGCTGTGCGCAGCGCCTCCAGGGCCTGGGCGAGCGCGAGCCCCCCGACCCGTTCGTGGCCGCCGCCGTCACCGGCCGCCCAGGCCGCGTAGTAGGCGGCCGAGCGTGCCGCCTGCACCCGCACGTACACGTCGGCGAGGCGGTGCTTGACCGCCTGGAAGCTCCCGATGGCCCGCCCGAACTGCTCCCGCTGCCGCACGTACTCGACGGTCCGCTCCAGTGCCCGGTCGGCGGCGCCCACGGCCTCCGCGGCGAGCACGGCCGCGGCACTCCGGCCCAGGCCGGCGAGCGCGCCGAGCGCGTCGGCGTCCTCCCCCAGCGGCTCGGCCGCCACGTCCCTCAGCTCCACCCGGGCCTGCGCCCTCGTCTCGTCCAGCGAGGTCTGCCGCACCCGCACGAGCCCCTCGGTGTCCTCCCGTACGAGGAACAGCGACGTCCGCGACCTGGCGAAGCCTCCGGTGTGCGCGGCCACCACCAGGAGCCGCGCGCTGTGTCCGTCGAGCACATGGGCCGCCTGCCCGTAGAGCCGCCAGCCGCCGTCGGCCCGCCGGGCCTGCACCCCGCCGGCGCGTCCGCCGCCCGCCCAGTCCCCGTGCTGGTCGCCGACCAGTCCGAGGGCGGTGGCGAGCCCGGCGCCCGGCACCACGAGGGCCGCGGTCAGGTCACCGCCCGCGATCCGGGGCAGCAGCGCGGCGCGCTGGTCCTCGGTGCCCAGGGCCAGGATCAGCGGGGCGGCCAGGACGGCCGTGGAGATCAGCGGCGACGGGGCCAGGGTGCGTCCCGACTCCTCACAGGCGAGGGCGAGTTCGGTGACCGAGCAGCCGACTCCGCCGTACCGCTCGGGAAGGGCGAGCCCCGGCAGACCGAGCTGCCGGGCGAACGTGTCCCACAGGCCGGTGTCGTATCCGGCGGCGGTCCGCACGGCCGCCCGCACCTCGTCCGGGCCGCACCGCTTGAGCAGGAGTTCCCGGAGGGTGCGGCGGATCTCGTCCTGTTCGGGGGTGAAACGGGCGTCCATGGGCAGGCCTCTCCTGATCTGACGGGCCGTCATATTAGGTCGCGCGGAGGAAGATGCACAGAGACAGGACGGAGGCGGGACGGAGCCGGGACAGGGCGGG
It encodes:
- a CDS encoding VOC family protein, translating into MAVSPASGASDASGAFPEGVPCWVEAQLPDVEAGRRFYGELFGWTFGEGFGPPEAGVWARHHGEPVAALAPKGDGRMPTVWTVYFATPDAAALAARITTAGGRLITAPTPVGSFGTTALATDPEGAVFGLWQAGEHSGFGKRHAPGSFCWAELYARDTWVVDAFYGALFHDALFGADASPDVGRAPVLDVFPAEMPPHFLVHFGVESVEAVLGTVNRLGGRVQVPAFDTSYGKVAVVTDNQGASFAVIQR
- a CDS encoding TetR family transcriptional regulator is translated as MTGQVRTVDGRVAGRRGQATRQKLLDCLSEMLSSSPYRDVKVIDVARKAGTSPATFYQYFPDVEGAVLEIAEQMAAEGAGLTELLDGRSWAGKAGWQTAQELVDGFLEFWRKNDAILRVVDLGAAEGDKRFYKIRMKILNSVNNSLTDTVTELQAKGRVDKDVNPAAMAGSLVAMLAAVASHQKGFQTWGVKQAELKPNLALLVHLGVTGKKPTK
- a CDS encoding nitroreductase family deazaflavin-dependent oxidoreductase, translated to MARGALPGVRLVQKVSSTRTFARVAPRLVPAVDRAVHRLTRGRVLLSARMLPGVVLTARGARSGLARRTPLACMPEGADAASWLLVGSNFGRADHPAWTANLLAHPDAEVSWKGRDIPVTARLLAGAERDAAWQAVLVFWPPYATYQARIEREIRLFRITRR
- a CDS encoding acyl-CoA dehydrogenase family protein yields the protein MDARFTPEQDEIRRTLRELLLKRCGPDEVRAAVRTAAGYDTGLWDTFARQLGLPGLALPERYGGVGCSVTELALACEESGRTLAPSPLISTAVLAAPLILALGTEDQRAALLPRIAGGDLTAALVVPGAGLATALGLVGDQHGDWAGGGRAGGVQARRADGGWRLYGQAAHVLDGHSARLLVVAAHTGGFARSRTSLFLVREDTEGLVRVRQTSLDETRAQARVELRDVAAEPLGEDADALGALAGLGRSAAAVLAAEAVGAADRALERTVEYVRQREQFGRAIGSFQAVKHRLADVYVRVQAARSAAYYAAWAAGDGGGHERVGGLALAQALEALRTAAAEGIQLHGGIGFTWEHEAHLYFKRASGDELLFGPVHRLRAHAADDARLFEGGEVVV